In the Aptenodytes patagonicus chromosome 5, bAptPat1.pri.cur, whole genome shotgun sequence genome, TCCACCATTCCAAAGTATTTACAATCCTGTGTTTAatttactctaaaaaaaaaaagcccaaaattaTTTAGCTTGTAGTACAGCCAAATTTTATTGGATTTATTGGTCCAGAGCTTCTAAATGTAATCTTAAAATCATATGCCAAATTTCCTGTAGCTGGTGATAGGTCTCCCACAGGAATGAGTTTCAAGTTACTTGCCAGCATCTGTaccaaagtatttctttttgaaacataGGTAGGGCCACAGTCTGTTACTTCATTCTAAAAAGAGGTTGCAGGAGCAAGGGAAAGCAGAGTATTTGATTAGCACTCTGAAATTTACCACTGCTTGAGGAAGTATTTTGCATATATAAAAGTGATCATATACTCTATCACAGTTATTCAGGTCAAAGACTGAACAGTCCCACAGGAGCAACAGCAGGCTTTTGATTTGAGAGGAAATCCTTATCTTAgttgaggagaaagagaaatgttgTAATGTGATCCAGTTTTGACCAAGATCTGAATGTTAAGAGGTTTTAATACTGGTAACGGCCAAGTACCTTCAGTTACCTTACAGTGCACACTGCAGCATTAAACATGAGTATGCAAAGATCTGGCAAAAGCTCCCTAAGCTATTGATACCTGGTTCCCCACTCTAAGCATATTCCAGCCCACTGATAGCAGAAATGGTCAGCATGCATTCCTGCCACAGCTAAAGATCACCTAACCATATAATACTGCCTACAGCTTAGCTGtcaatatttgtatttcatcAGAAAGGCATTTCGTCTGATCATAATGCTTCCAAGGACTACAAAGTTCCGGGTTCAATCTTTTACCCAGGTCAGTGCTCTACAGAATCAAACATTTTCTGCCATTGCCAGCTGGTGAAATTTCAgtgatttcttcagaaatttcaacATAACTGCATTTGAGTTGAGTaagctttttttcccagacttGAATTGCTCAACATAAAGGcaccataaaatattttctctcagaTTCCACATAAAGCACTTGCAGAGTTCTTCTAGAGACTTGGAGCTCTTTGGAAGGCAAGCATTCCACAATGGTAAGTCaaaggtttagattttttttttttttttaaatgaagatacaGATAGCTATTTGctttaaaactgcaaaagaaGGATATTTAAGAGAATCACCTAGTTACACATTTTTAAGTGTGGATATATTCTATTAAAAAACTGCAAGATGCAAAGAAAGTAAGACACCTTTGTGAAGATTACTGtgaattttgttctttgttttgtaatTCTTTACAAGAAACTGTACACATATATCTCTTTGTCTTTCACTTGCTGTTAtccttttctcagaaatgtttgtgaaaataCTCAGAATTTTGTAAACATTTAGGACTGTGCTTTCAAAACCTATAGATgtgaaatacagtttaaaatataGTCCCTTTACAATTAAAAGTATAATACGCAGTGTATTttgtctgcatttctcttttgatCTATCAAGTTGCGTCCTGTTTCAGCTCTTCAAGCCTCCAAATGCGTTTGCAGAATCTGAATCAACAGTTAGGTAATGCTAAATAGATAGACAAAGCCCTATGGCCCAGTTTTCCTCTAATTTGTGCTCACGTAATCCCCAAAGGTACAGACATCAATTACTACCTTTGATGAGAGTCTCAGGAATGGCATAAGTTTTACAGAAGAGGCAGTAGTTTCTGCAACATATGTAGATTCATAAACAAAGGGAGAAATTATCAtctacttctttctctgcctAAGCTTTCCTGAGGGCTTGTCTATACTCAGGCAAGACCTAGTTGAACAAAATGATCTGGTGTCTCATTCCACATTAATTCACCCACTTTCAAAGGCCATTAAATCCAGTTTGGAAGATTCTGTTCCTCAAGACGGCTGGTGGCATCCCCTTTCTAAGAGagtgaacaagaaaaaaaagaaaaaaaagattccttgAAGCGCCTTGCTCACAGACCGCCCAGAACAACCCAACTCTGATGTTTAACTAAGAGCCCTTGGCATCAGTGTAACAGTAATAATCTCTGCCATTTCTAGTAAAGGATACTGTTTCTGCCAGTGCTTTCTTACCTGTTTGACATCTTCTGTGCTCAGCCTAATTACATTTAGGCTGGGCCCTTTGCTGCTAACTGTCTGTTGCTTAGCTGGCATATCCTTTGGTTGTTACAGCGTAAGGCCAGTTCAGACAGCGATTAGACACCACAGACTTCCCTTTCTGTTTGGATTCAGTGGAAGGTCCAGAAGTTTGGTCTTTAGACAGAGGAGCATGCCCAAGTTCATCTGACTGGCATTTCTAGGAATAGCAAGATAAGGACAAATGTTGTAGCAAATAAAGGATAAAACATTCACAGAAGACAGGCCAGCACAAAAGGAGGATTTTAGTCTTTTCTATAAAGACATGGGTGACAGCAGTAAGACCTCTGATAGAACTGGCCTGTGCTGTTGCAAACACCTGAACCAGTTTGGAGGAAAGCTACTGTTTTCCTCCTCAAGATGGGTGGCTAATATACAGCAAGCAGTATCCCAAGCATGCTGAGATCCCCTGTGGGAAGCTATGACTCCCTGAGCTCACAAAGCCCCGGATAGCTGCACAGCACAGATAGCCCCACAGATCTATGCCAAATGCACGTGGAGCctcagcagagagcagctgcaATGTTACATCCTACAGCTTCCTACAGAACAGGAGTTGCTTAGACAATTTTCGTTTGGCCAGGCACCACAGAATAGCACAGTTTAAGAGCTTCAGTCTTTCTTCTTAACTTCTCATTCTGGCTATGGTCCTTAGCATGGCATCTGGTTCTATTCTACCCCAAAGCCTCAGGAACTCCAAATCACACAACCACTATGGAAATTAAGCGTTACACCCTTCCCAGACCACTCCATGgaccctccctctccctttcagTACACAATAAATGTCCCTCAGCCCTGTAAGAAAGCAGCACATCAAGGATTAAAATAGCAAGTGTTTTCCACAGCAGACAGAGGAGATTCCCCTTGGCTCACCATCTACCTAAGGTTCAGGACGTTTCAGTGTCTTTTGACGTTCATGATTCAAGTAACCCAAGGTAGACAGCAGAGGTGCCTAAAAACAAAGCCTCTCACTGCTATTTTAAACCCCGGTTTCAAGTAGCAACAGCCTCTGGAGTTCAGAGCCGTAACTTGGAAAGTTCTACTTATTTTGCAATCCTTTCATGTTAATCTGCAAGAGCTatcaagaaaatgtaaataacttcCTCCACTGCTTCTCAGTCTCTGGCCATTCCTAAAATTTTGCCTTAAGTTATCCAGCTTAAGCAACCCATCAAAGTAACCCTGTGCTCTCTCACACTTCTCCAGTCCCTCTACCCCCGTATAACAGCCATTACAACGTTATGCAAGCTTTTTCAAAAAAGTCCTGGTTGCTCAGCAGGTCCCAGCAGACATCTCGGAAGAGCTCTTACAGGTGTTTAGCTGTTGCCACCACTGGGCAAAAGCTGTTGCCACCACTGGGCAAAAGGAAGGGTGTACTGTGAGGTGTCCAGACCTGTGTGTGCATGGTTTGACAAGATGGCTCATGTGCTGTTAAGCAGATTATACAGCACTGGAATTTTGCCCTGAGACACTAATTTGTGTCTCTCGTCTCTACCCAGCCACCtatttcaaaaaaattactgGAATATAATTAGCTCTGAGATCTCCACTCCACTGCCAAATTTGGAGAAATTGCTGTACCTAAAAGTGAAGCAACGGGATACTATACAGGCAGTGGTTTGCTGGAGAAATAGCTAAATCTGACTCAAAGGCAATAAATAAAGCACTAATAAGAGTCTGACAGGACTTTCAAGTGTATAATACTGTTGAAGCTTTTTGTGATTTCTAGAGATTGGACTTCGGCAGGGAGTGATGCTGCTGACGTATTTGTGTCATATTGTTTTGTCTCTTCCCACCTAAAGGAAAAAGTCATCAATGCAGTGAAATATCTAGAGTGCCCTTTTCCAACATTTTCATGTACGCATAAGGTTATTTCTAATTTTTGATTCAGGTTCAGTGACTtagcttttgaaaacaaagataaTCAAAGTGGAATTAAATTCATGCCATGGGCTCTGTGTCTCTTTTACAGAAGAGCTTTCTGGCTTTCCTTGTTGCAATGGGCATCGTAGTGACACTGGGTGATGCATACTGCTTCTCTAAAATGAACAAGCCAGGGGAGGCTGACAAAGGTAAGGTCCTCTCACTTGACTGTTCTGTGGCAGCTTGGTTCTATGTGGAGCTGCCAGGAAGGGCTCAAAACACAAGGGAGGGGGGAAGATATCAGAAAGACATGAATAGGAGGTTCCAGCACCAAGTTTCCAAAAGTAGGGAAAAACAAAGTCTTCCTCTGGACTGGGTATGGTGGCAGCAATATTATTGCTATTGGTGGTGGGTTGCTATTGCTATTCCGGCACGTGGAGCTGATGCTGGAGTTGGGAGTAGTTCTGAATAAAGTGTGTTGCCAGTGGCAGACCTGGCTGTTTGGTTGCTCACTTTCACCCCAGATCTGTCACACTGAAACTGTCCCTAACAAGTGAAGAAGAAACAAGTCCAGGCTCTCAAAATAGTCCAGGTAATAACCTGGAGAACAAAATGACTTCTACTTTACTATtgccaagaaaaacattttcagaaaactggCAGTCACTTTTAAACTTTTCAGCCTTTATGTGGAGACTTAAAGAACATGTTCTCTTTTGCTGTTCTCCTATGCAGGCTGTATCCTGGATGGAAAACTATACCCCTTTGGAGAGATCGCGAGGACAGATAATTGCTTCAGATGCAGCTGCAGCCGAGATCAAATGCGTTGCTGCTCCCTGTAAGTTTGAACTTCTTGGTAGCATCATCGCACATAGGAAGACCACAGCTTTCCATTTGCTGGGAATAAATGAGTTTCTAAGGGCACAAGAGAGCCTTTCCTCACCCTTGTCACAGAGCTAGGGCAAGCCACATATAGCTCTTGATCATTTGGATCCTTGGCTGTGTTTACCTTAGCTCACTTTCTGCTGACTGGGAGTGGACACAGGCCCTTCCAGACACATCCAGTTGGTGCTTGCCTTTAATTTTCAGCAACCTGTGAACCCCTCTGACACTTCAGTTAAGTCTTTCCTTAGCAGGGAAAGTGGGGGTAGGAAGGAATTCATTCCACAAGGGACTTAAATGAAGCTCCTCTAAAGGGCTTATGATGATCTGAATCCATTTCCAGAGATGCTTTTCTCCAGTGAACGTGCTGACCCTAGAGTGACAAGGCTCTGCTCTGAAGTATCTATCTCCAATATCCTCCTTTCCTCTTATCCAACCTTCTCAAAGGGCCAAAATAGCTTGATTATTATCATCGCCTTTGCTCAGGTGACACTCAATCTGTCAGGAAACATCTAGCACATTCTAAGCAAACTggcaataatgaaaaaataacgGAGAAGAGACAAAACATGCCGAGACTATGTTTATGTCACACCGTAGAGTGCTATGCCAGAAATCCCTATGGTAGCACTGAGCATACTGGTGCATCTACACAGTGCAGTGCAGCAAGGCATCATTTGAGGCCCTGGAAGCTGTAGCTGTGTGGCACTCAAGCTAGCTTGGCTGGTCTTAGCCATAGTTTCAGAGGTATCTCACTCAGCACTAGTTCAAGCTATAATCACTGAACCACTGAAGTATTGAATCTTCTATTGCTCTCAGTCtaacatttgctttctctttgccaATGGCAGCTTTCATACTCCTACTGGTTATGACAAAGAGAACTGTAAAGTCATTTTCAACAAGAAAAGCTGTGACTATGACGTGGTGCAGAAGAGTGACCCCTCAAAGGAGTGCGTTGTCTATTCTCGTGTGGGCTAACAACCCACCTGCTCCGAACCTCTCTGCCCTGTGGAATTCCTCCCCTTCCTACAGATGCTTTGCCATCATAGAGAAGCTCGAAGACACGGGAGATCTTGTAAGAGAGAGTACTTCAGCAGCTCACTTCTAATCTCCTAATTGTTCTAGTTCAGTATACAAGATGCATAATCAGATACAATGTCTCATTTCTGTCACTACTTGCATTGGTATGACTGAACTTTTTTGAATACAATAAATCCTGATGAAACATCCAGAAATGCTTCATAATGATGGTTCTTTTTATATAATAACACTGGGCAATGTCACCTTCTTTGAAGGAGGAACACAGTCACCTCACTACTCCAATATGCCGTGCACCAGTGCCCTGGCACAAGCCACTCTCACGCTTTGTAGGTTCTGTTCTAGCCAAGGGTCAGAGCAGGCATTTTAGCTCACCAGATGCCAAAATCCGTTATCATTTGGAAGGGATGCACTGTTTGGGACATGCTGTACAATGGCTCCTACTCAGGGCACACAGGGCACACCTGAACTGCTGCAGGAGTTTTGGCAAGATCGGTGCTGCTAACACCTGTGAcctctgaaaaaaacagtgaGGATGGAAGATCATcatgctttttctccctttttttttttctttttcttcttttcagcaatGTCattcccgctccgccgtcgacactgaacaagggAAACTCCGATCAttgggatagtacaactcccagccgctattctcccgctccccttctctcgctgctcttaccgcagtctcgaagaggcgcgccgaaccatcctctgctaccagatgtcggagtttcccttgttcagtgtcgacggcggagcgggagttgcgattccggagtaatgacagatcccaatatgagtatggtcatccgCCTTTgttcatgcatataacagggtttatatagttatctactataggcacgcgcttcataacaacctatggttggttaattacagctgtacacgcgctcaattataagctatgattgggttaaagttactgtccacgcgcttattgcttctactcgattggcggttggcagcaggacatgttagccgcttacttcacctccttatagatacagtttcgttacagttgtttacccggccccattgttctttgttctgtccggggaagtcccggtggtcatcctgctgtgtcagcatgtattagttactttttgatacatgggttgctcagcgataccagatcgtggccttgctgaatcagccattcctccacatgTCATCACCCAATAGCAGTGGCTGTTCCTCTCCACCGCCCACTCTGACCTGTTGCCAGGTGTCCTCCAAGCCCCACTCCTGAAAGTCCGCACGCGCTGCGCTGCATTAGTAGTTCTTGCCCACGCTGAAAAAGAAATATAGATCAGCCCCTGGAGACATGCTTCCTCATGGCAGCAGAGCTTGAGGTACTAATAAAAGGCAGATGCCTTCTGTCTCTTCAGTATAAAAATTCCCCACATTCCCTGGGGAGAGAAGTCCAGCCAGTGATGGACTTCAAAACCAAATCTCCCACTTGGCAATTGGTAATATCCTAAATCTGTCCACGTATAGGAAACCAGGCAACAATACCCTGTAAAATGCTGTTTCTACATGGCCTCTTTGCTCCAGAATTGAGTATTAAAAACCTGCAACAGTCTGCAGTTAACTGTTGTATGGTTTGAAAAGAAACACACCTTCAGGACAAGTGGACTCTTTAATGATGCTCCATAATCATGACAAGTCTGTTGTCTTGTAAAAGCATCAGGTTACACACAGCTGAGCATTCTTAGGGCAGGGATCCTCACCTGGCCCAAAATCAATTGTCAGCCTATATTTATTGAGCAGGGGTCCTTGCTTCTCAGGATGACTCATCTCAAGGTCTGTGAGCCATCAGTAAAATCAGAAGGATTTATTGTGGTATGTtttctctggctttgtttttgGTAATTTGCTATGAACATTGTTTTAAACTTTCTTATGGCTTCACTTAAGATACctccttttgggaaaaaaatccaaatattttgcaAGCAGTGGTATTACATTCTTAGCCTGTTAAAGTTCTCCGCACCACAGGCTGGATATCAGTCAATAACTTCGTGTTCCTGTGCAATTGCTTCCTGCAAGGCTGAAAGAATGTGAGGGGCCAGCATTAGAGTCAGTTCAGCTTTTTCCAGTACAAACATTTGCATACGCCTTTTTAAAATCTGACTTTCATTCACTGATTTAATCATATCATTCCTCACAATTCCCCTAAACAGCAGCATGTGGAAATGAATGTTCTCATGTTGCTTAAGGTCTTAAGGTAAGTTTTCTCCAAAGAGTTTTCATATCCTGCAGGAAAGGAACAGTTTTGAAATTTGTCCTGAATGACTTTCCCCCTTTTCTGCCAGCTCATGTCAAAATTACACAGAACACAGCCTCAACCGGTACCTGAAGGAATGTTCTCACTTACAGAACACACAGCTGCAGCTTCTTAGGGGAAGTAATATTTTGAGCATGGAGATCCAAAGACTTCCTACCTAAATAGCTCACAGGACTGTTTCTtgagaaaatcagttttcttttttttttttttgaatcccagttttaaaaataaacatttttattgctaaCAGAAGTGACTTGAGGCTCctcatggattattttttaattcaaacccCTGAGAACTGCACGCATCAGGATTAACATCCAGTTTGTTGTAGACTAGAACTGTGCCATGTGATACTGGAATGATTTCAGTATTCCAAGTTTTGCCCTACCACAGTCTTACAAATTAAGgctacatttttcttctgaaacttatGAAAATTAGTTTATTACCTCATAAGGTCACATTCATGTTCTTAATATTGGTGGTTCCTCAGTAAGACTTCACATTTTAAGTGATTTACAGATACTTAGttcacttttaaattaaatagaattTCATTCCACTTATTCCCTTATTTggacctttatttatttatttatttatctatcatTATGAGCCTTATTACCTCCTAGAGTCCCAAGTGTTTCTGTAGAATCTAGGTGCCAATTTTCCTACAGATGAAGATGACTTTCTCAGTGCAAGAAGATTTCTGATTTGCTGGCAGCGCCAGTAACAGCATGAGTGACTGAAACAGGAAATCTAGCACAGGCTTTGGATCTCATGCTTAATATATTCATTAAGGTTATGAGACTGGGAAGAAACAGCACATGTGATCAATGTGATTAACACATCCTTCCAGAAGTTATCCGCGGGTGGGAAAGCCCATCTTCCACAGCAAGGGCACCTCCTCCACCACATGTACTTGAAGCAGAATCTGAACAGCCCAGCACAAGCAAAAGCTGACACCGGAGAAGCCAGAAAATGAATTCTGGTGAGTTTACCAGGCccaggaaacagagagagaactGACCTAGAGGCTCCAGAGAACAGTCTGGCTTCACTGAGACCCAGAAATTCCCtccagatgtttaaaaaaaaaaaaaaaagagatcttttaGTTTCAACATGCAATTGTATTGGGTTTTCTATTGCCAGAGTTGCTGACAGTAGTAAAACtattccccctcccacccccaaatgAAACAATCTTGGCAACAAGGCTCAGGAATCTTGACTCCCTCTTGCTATAAAGTGGAAAGCCTCTCTAC is a window encoding:
- the LOC143160350 gene encoding beta-microseminoprotein-like isoform X2; the encoded protein is MKSFLAFLVAMGIVVTLGDAYCFSKMNKPGEADKGCILDGKLYPFGEIARTDNCFRCSCSRDQMRCCSLFHTPTGYDKENCKVIFNKKSCDYDVVQKSDPSKECVVYSRVG
- the LOC143160350 gene encoding beta-microseminoprotein-like isoform X1, producing MGSVSLLQKSFLAFLVAMGIVVTLGDAYCFSKMNKPGEADKGCILDGKLYPFGEIARTDNCFRCSCSRDQMRCCSLFHTPTGYDKENCKVIFNKKSCDYDVVQKSDPSKECVVYSRVG